A stretch of the Malus domestica chromosome 08, GDT2T_hap1 genome encodes the following:
- the LOC103430103 gene encoding shaggy-related protein kinase kappa, with product MASAGLGNGGVGSSRSVNGFKSSSSSVDWLGREMLEMRLQDKPDHDDERDSEPDVIDGVGAETGHVIRTTVGGRSGQSRQTVSYISEHVVGTGSFGVVFQAKCRETGEIVAIKKVLQDKRYKNRELQIMQMLDHPNIVALKHCFFSTTDKEEVYLNLVLEFVPETVNRIARNYSRINQRMPITYVKLYTYQICRALAYIHNCIGICHRDIKPQNLLVNPHTHQLKLCDFGSAKVLVKGEPNVSYICSRYYRAPELIFGATEYTTAIDIWSTGCVMAELLLGQPLFPGESGVDQLVEIIKVLGTPTREEIKCMNPNYTEFKFPQIKPHPWHKVFQKRLPPEAVDLVCRFFQYSPNLRCTALEACIHPFFDELRDPNTRLPNGRPLPPLFNFKPQELQGIPHDIVNRLIPEHARKQNLFMALHT from the exons ATGGCGTCTGCTGGCCTAGGGAATGGTGGAGTTGGCAGTTCAAGGTCTGTGAATGGCTTCAAGAGTTCGTCTAGTTCGGTTGATTGGCTGGGGAGGGAGATGCTCGAGATGAGGTTGCAGGACAAGCCAGATCATGATGACGAAAGA GATAGTGAACCGGATGTAATTGATGGAGTGGGTGCTGAAACAGGACACGTAATACGAACGACTGTTGGTGGTCGAAGTGGTCAATCTAGGCAG ACAGTAAGCTATATTTCAGAACATGTGGTTGGAACTGGTTCTTTTGGGGTTGTTTTCCAG GCGAAATGTAGAGAAACTGGAGAGATTGTTGCTATCAAGAAGGTGCTCCAAGACAAGCGCTACAAGAACAGGGAGTTACAGATTATGCAGATGTTGGATCATCCAAACATTGTTGCCCTAAAGCATTGCTTCTTCTCAACCACAGACAAAGAAGAGGTTTACTTGAACCTTGTACTTGAATTTGTTCCTGAGACGGTTAACCGCATTGCGAGGAACTATAGTAGAATCAACCAGCGGATGCCAATAACATATGTTAAACTTTATACCTATCAG ATTTGCAGGGCACTCGCTTATATACATAATTGCATTGGAATCTGTCACCGTGATATCAAGCCTCAGAACTTACTT GTGAATCCACACACACATCAGCTGAAACTTTGTGATTTTGGGAGCGCAAAAGTGTTG GTGAAAGGAGAACCAAATGTTTCTTACATCTGCTCAAGATACTATCGTGCTCCAGAATTGATATTTGGTGCCACCGAGTACACAACAGCTATTGATATATGGTCTACAGGTTGTGTGATGGCTGAATTACTTCTTGGCCAG CCCTTGTTTCCTGGTGAAAGTGGAGTTGACCAATTAGTTGAGATCATTAAG GTTTTGGGGACTCCAACCAGGGAGGAGATAAAGTGCATGAATCCGAACTATACTGAATTTAAATTCCCACAGATAAAGCCTCATCCCTGGCACAAG GTATTTCAAAAACGCTTACCCCCAGAGGCGGTAGATCTTGTTTGTAGGTTTTTCCAGTATTCGCCGAATCTGCGATGCACTGCT TTGGAAGCTTGCATTCACCCTTTCTTTGATGAATTGAGAGACCCAAATACTCGTCTTCCGAATGGTCGCCCTCTTCCTCCTCTATTTAACTTTAAACCCCAGG AGCTTCAAGGAATTCCACATGACATAGTCAACCGACTTATTCCAGAGCATGCCCGTAAGCAGAACTTATTCATGGCTTTGCACACCTAG
- the LOC103442037 gene encoding regulator of nonsense transcripts UPF3-like isoform X2 yields the protein MMKGQLDRTKVVLRHLPPSISQAALVEQIDVFFAGRYNWVAFRPGKRSQKNQSYSRAYIDLKRPEDVFDFAEFFDGHLFVNEKGSQFKVIVEYAPSQRVPKHWSKKDGREGTIFKDPEYLEFLEFIAKPAENLPSAETQLERREAERSGAGKDVPIVTPLMDFVRQKRAAKAGSRRLLPNGKTSRRAGASSARSPTLPMTKRGSERKKNSASMYVVRDVRKNTSAKDKSTYTLVPKRDDQQPSEKSSILASPVGTQLFEEESGADAGKKKVLLVKRKEKEISHVPANMSQQHSTYSKNMGGSVALKQNPRHHDNGRIIKSILLNKDACQSQSSGTHSEQQIQSSSSDRDKRLPRSQHVQLILKETNGAPDHKIVGNDLHGSYSEKQEKRTRNKDRPDRGVWTPLNRLDGSSASDESLSSAFQPDHSLLDSSEGSHKHHGRRGATHGVKDLDGSPVAGEGKHSKRGYGSHEKQVWVQKSSSGS from the exons ATGATGAAGGGCCAGTTGGATCGAACCAAGGTGGTGCTTCGACACTTGCCGCCTTCGATTTCGCAAGCTGCGCTTGTGGAGCAAATCGACGTTTTCTTTGCTGGCCGCTACAACTGGGTTGCTTTTCGTCCTGGCAAGAGGAG CCAAAAGAATCAGTCATATTCAAGAGCCTACATTGATTTGAAGAGGCCAGAGGATGTATTCGACTTTGCTGAATTCTTTGACGGTCATCTGTTTGTTAATGAAAAGG GCAGTCAATTTAAAGTTATTGTTGAGTATGCTCCTTCACAACGTGTTCCAAAACATTGGTCTAAGAAGGATGGTCGTGAAGGAACCATATTCAAAG ATCCCGAGTATTTGGAGTTTCTTGAATTCATTGCAAAGCCTGCTGAGAATCTTCCAAGTGCAGAGACACAATTGGAGAGAAGAGAAGCAGAACGATCTG GTGCTGGAAAGGACGTTCCTATAGTTACACCATTAATGGACTTTGTTCGTCAAAAAAGGGCTGCCAAGGCTGGATCTCGG AGGTTACTGCCTAATGGTAAAACAAGTAGAAGAGCTGGTGCATCATCTGCTCGAAGTCCTACTTTACCTATGACCAAACGGGGTTCTGAGAGGAAAAAGAATTCTGCCTCAATG TATGTTGTGAGGGATGTTAGAAAGAACACGAGTGCCAAAGACAAGTCAACATATACATTGGTACCCAAGCGCGATGATCAGCAACCTTCCGAGAAGTCTTCCATTTTGGCATCTCCAGTTGGAACTCAATTGTTTGAAGAGGAGAGTG GTGCTGATGCTGGGAAAAAGAAAGTCTTGCTTGTgaaaaggaaagagaaggagatATCTCAT GTGCCGGCGAACATGTCACAGCAGCATAGTACATATTCTAAAAACATGGGTGGTTCAGTTGCACTTAAACAGAACCCGCGTCATCATGATAATGGAAGGATTATAAAAAGCATACTTCTAAACAAGGATGCATGTCAAAGTCAGTCTTCTGGGACTCACTCCGAGCAGCAAATCCAGAGTTCAAGTTCAGATAGGGACAAAAGACTTCCTCGGTCGCAACATGTGCAATTGATTTTAAAGGAAACAAATGGAGCTCCAGATCATAAGATAGTTGGGAATGACTTGCATGGTAGTTATAGTGAGAAGCAGGAGAAACGGACGAGGAATAAGGACAGACCTGATCGTGGTGTATGGACTCCTCTTAATCGTTTAGATGGATCATCTGCAAGCGATGAGTCTTTGTCGTCTGCTTTTCAACCTGATCATTCACTCCTAGATTCTTCAGAAG GCTCCCATAAACATCATGGTCGCCGTGGAGCAACACATGGTGTTAAGGATCTTGATGGCTCTCCAGTTGCCGGTGAAGGAAAACATTCGAAGAGAGGCTATGGCTCCCATGAG AAACAAGTGTGGGTTCAGAAGTCAAGTTCTGGTTCCTGa
- the LOC103441970 gene encoding prolycopene isomerase, chloroplastic, whose product MALAAFPNATLQFFQPHLSPSTLQSTTVRNHPVLARSSVGQAPSSSTGAGAASLQDNKSFSGKAEADVVVIGSGIGGLCCAGLLARYQQDVLVLESHDLPGGAAHSFEIKGFQFDSGPSLFSGFQSKGPQANPLGQVLDALGEAIPCASYDSWMVYLPEAEFLSRIGPTEFYKDLEKYASPNAVREWKKLLDAILPLSAAAMALPPLSIRGDLGVLSTAGARYAPSLLKSFVEMGPQGALGATKLLRPFSEIVDSLELKDPFIRNWVDLLAFLLAGVKSNGILSAEMIYMFAEWYKPGSCLEYPLHGSGAVVDALVRGMKKFGGRISLGSHVEKIVVENGRAAGVKLRSGQFIRAKKAVVSNASMWDTLNLLPKEVVPKSFLDRTKTTPQCESFMHLHLGFDAKDIREDLGIHHIVVNDWDRGVDADQNVVLISIPSVLSPDLAPPGKHVLHAYLPGTEPFDLWKGLDRKSSAYKELKAERSEVMWRAVERAVGPGFSREKCEVKLVGSPLTHQRFLRRNRGTYGPAIQAGKGSFPGHSTSIPQLYCCGDSTFPGIGVPAVAASGAIVANSLVSVSQHSQLLDAIGI is encoded by the exons ATGGCATTGGCAGCATTTCCAAATGCTACTCTTCAGTTTTTCCAACCTCATCTCTCTCCTTCCACCTTGCAATCCACAACGGTCAGAAATCATCCTGTTTTGGCGCGAAGTTCCGTCGGACAGGCCCCCTCTTCTTCCACCGGGGCTGGGGCTGCCTCTCTCCAAGACAACAAATCTTTCTCag GGAAGGCAGAGGCTGATGTTGTAGTCATTGGAAGTGGTATCGGGGGACTGTGTTGCGCGGGGCTTTTGGCTAGGTACCAGCAAGATGTTCTTGTCTTAGAGAGTCATGATCTGCCTGGGGGTGCTGCTCATTCATTCGAGATTAAAGGCTTTCAGTTTGACTCCGGCCCCTCTCTATTCTCCGGATTTCAGTCCAAAGGCCCTCAGGCTAATCCTCTTGGACAG GTTCTTGATGCATTGGGGGAGGCAATTCCTTGTGCCAGTTATGATTCGTGGATGGTCTACTTACCTGAAGCTGAATTTCTATCACGCATTGGTCCCACGGAGTTTTACAAG GACCTCGAGAAGTATGCAAGTCCAAATGCAGTTCGAGAGTGGAAAAAACTTCTT GATGCCATTCTCCCGTTGTCTGCAGCTGCAATGGCTCTGCCTCCGCTTTCCATCCGAGGGGATTTAGGTGTTCTTTCCACTGCTGGAGCTAGATACGCTCCCTCTCTCTTGAAATCTTTTGTTGAAATGGGACCGCAGGGAGCACTTGGTGCCACAAAGCTTCTCAGACCATTCTCAGAAATCGTTGACTCGTTGGAACTGAAAGATCCCTTTATACGTAACTGGGTGGACCTACTGGCTTTCTTGCTTGCTGGGGTGAAATCTAATGGTATACTTTCAGCAGAGATG ATTTACATGTTTGCAGAATGGTATAAGCCAGGTAGCTGTCTTGAGTACCCTCTGCACGGAAGTGGTGCAGTTGTTGATGCTCTTGTCCGGGGAATGAAGAAATTTGGTGGGCGTATTTCTCTAGGAAGTCACGTAGAAAAGATTGTTGTCGAAAATGGTCGAGCAGCAGGAGTCAAGCTAAGAAGCGGTCAA TTTATACGTGCAAAAAAAGCAGTTGTTAGCAATGCATCTATGTGGGACACCCTAAATCTATTACCTAAGGAAGTTGTTCCAAAGTCATTTCTCGACAGGACTAAGACGACCCCCCAGTGTGAATCGTTCATGCATCTTCATTTGGGATTCGATGCAAAG GACATACGCGAGGACTTGGGGATTCATCACATAGTTGTTAATGACTGGGATCGAGGAGTAGATGCCGATCAGAACGTTGTTTTGATATCTATACCTAGCGTACTAAGTCCGGATCTTGCACCACCTGGGAAACATGTGTTGCATGCTTATCTTCCCGGAACCGAACCCTTTGATTTGTGGAAAGGATTGGACCGTAAAAGCTCTGCATACAAAGAGCTCAAAGCTGAAAGATCTGAG GTTATGTGGAGAGCCGTGGAGCGTGCAGTTGGTCCTGGATTTAGCCGTGAGAAATGCGAGGTGAAGTTAGTCGGATCTCCATTGACACACCAGAGGTTTCTTCGAAGGAACCGAGGAACGTATGGTCCAGCAATACAAGCCGGTAAAGGTTCCTTCCCGGGGCATTCAACTTCCATCCCTCAGCTTTATTGTTGTGGTGACTCTACATTTCCCGGCATCGGCGTCCCTGCAGTTGCTGCCAGTGGTGCCATTGTAGCCAACTCACTAGTTTCTGTGTCTCAACACTCTCAACTTCTTGATGCCAttggaatttga
- the LOC103442037 gene encoding regulator of nonsense transcripts UPF3-like isoform X3 produces the protein MMKGQLDRTKVVLRHLPPSISQAALVEQIDVFFAGRYNWVAFRPGKRSQKNQSYSRAYIDLKRPEDVFDFAEFFDGHLFVNEKGSQFKVIVEYAPSQRVPKHWSKKDGREGTIFKDPEYLEFLEFIAKPAENLPSAETQLERREAERSGAGKDVPIVTPLMDFVRQKRAAKAGSRRLLPNGKTSRRAGASSARSPTLPMTKRGSERKKNSASMYVVRDVRKNTSAKDKSTYTLVPKRDDQQPSEKSSILASPVGTQLFEEESGVSGADAGKKKVLLVKRKEKEISHVPANMSQQHSTYSKNMGGSVALKQNPRHHDNGRIIKSILLNKDACQSQSSGTHSEQQIQSSSSDRDKRLPRSQHVQLILKETNGAPDHKIVGNDLHGSYSEKQEKRTRNKDRPDRGVWTPLNRLDGSSASDESLSSAFQPDHSLLDSSEGSHKHHGRRGATHGVKDLDGSPVAGEGKHSKRGYGSHECDVWLLQP, from the exons ATGATGAAGGGCCAGTTGGATCGAACCAAGGTGGTGCTTCGACACTTGCCGCCTTCGATTTCGCAAGCTGCGCTTGTGGAGCAAATCGACGTTTTCTTTGCTGGCCGCTACAACTGGGTTGCTTTTCGTCCTGGCAAGAGGAG CCAAAAGAATCAGTCATATTCAAGAGCCTACATTGATTTGAAGAGGCCAGAGGATGTATTCGACTTTGCTGAATTCTTTGACGGTCATCTGTTTGTTAATGAAAAGG GCAGTCAATTTAAAGTTATTGTTGAGTATGCTCCTTCACAACGTGTTCCAAAACATTGGTCTAAGAAGGATGGTCGTGAAGGAACCATATTCAAAG ATCCCGAGTATTTGGAGTTTCTTGAATTCATTGCAAAGCCTGCTGAGAATCTTCCAAGTGCAGAGACACAATTGGAGAGAAGAGAAGCAGAACGATCTG GTGCTGGAAAGGACGTTCCTATAGTTACACCATTAATGGACTTTGTTCGTCAAAAAAGGGCTGCCAAGGCTGGATCTCGG AGGTTACTGCCTAATGGTAAAACAAGTAGAAGAGCTGGTGCATCATCTGCTCGAAGTCCTACTTTACCTATGACCAAACGGGGTTCTGAGAGGAAAAAGAATTCTGCCTCAATG TATGTTGTGAGGGATGTTAGAAAGAACACGAGTGCCAAAGACAAGTCAACATATACATTGGTACCCAAGCGCGATGATCAGCAACCTTCCGAGAAGTCTTCCATTTTGGCATCTCCAGTTGGAACTCAATTGTTTGAAGAGGAGAGTG GAGTTTCAGGTGCTGATGCTGGGAAAAAGAAAGTCTTGCTTGTgaaaaggaaagagaaggagatATCTCAT GTGCCGGCGAACATGTCACAGCAGCATAGTACATATTCTAAAAACATGGGTGGTTCAGTTGCACTTAAACAGAACCCGCGTCATCATGATAATGGAAGGATTATAAAAAGCATACTTCTAAACAAGGATGCATGTCAAAGTCAGTCTTCTGGGACTCACTCCGAGCAGCAAATCCAGAGTTCAAGTTCAGATAGGGACAAAAGACTTCCTCGGTCGCAACATGTGCAATTGATTTTAAAGGAAACAAATGGAGCTCCAGATCATAAGATAGTTGGGAATGACTTGCATGGTAGTTATAGTGAGAAGCAGGAGAAACGGACGAGGAATAAGGACAGACCTGATCGTGGTGTATGGACTCCTCTTAATCGTTTAGATGGATCATCTGCAAGCGATGAGTCTTTGTCGTCTGCTTTTCAACCTGATCATTCACTCCTAGATTCTTCAGAAG GCTCCCATAAACATCATGGTCGCCGTGGAGCAACACATGGTGTTAAGGATCTTGATGGCTCTCCAGTTGCCGGTGAAGGAAAACATTCGAAGAGAGGCTATGGCTCCCATGAG TGTGATGTTTGGCTACTTCAACCTTGA
- the LOC103411055 gene encoding bifunctional protein FolD 4, chloroplastic-like isoform X3: protein MASMIFTDCSSSTTPRLLRFRRNPRFHRNHGAVFLRPLISPTSPRRLSLHSSSASSSPSPSATASLATEASAAVIDGKGVAKQIRDEINAEVSKMKDAIGIVPGLAVILVGDRKDSATYVRNKKKACESVGIKSFEVRLPEDSSEREVLNSVAKFNDDPSVHGILVQLPLPSHMNEQNILNAVNIEKDVDGFHPLNIGRLAMRGRDPLFVPCTPKGCIELLHRYGIPIKGKRAVVIGRSNIVGTPAALLLQREDATISIVHSRTKNPEEIARQADIIISAVGQPNMVRGSWIKPGAVIINVGINPVEVGKFYGFSKGLSTDLILNWI, encoded by the exons ATGGCGTCGATGATATTCACAGACTGTTCCTCCTCCACCACCCCTCGCCTCCTCCGCTTCAGACGGAACCCCCGCTTCCACCGCAACCACGGCGCCGTTTTCCTTCGCCCCCTCATAAGCCCTACCTCCCCCAGACGCCTCTCCCTTCACTCCTCCTCGGCTTCTTCTTCGCCGTCTCCGTCAGCCACCG CTTCGTTGGCTACTGAAGCATCGGCAGCAGTGATCGATGGAAAAGGCGTTGCGAAGCAAATCAGAGATGAGATCAATGCCGAAGTGTCAAAGATGAAGGATGCGATTGGCATTGTTCCGGGTTTGGCAGTTATTCTTGTTGGGGACAGGAAGGACTCTGCCACTTATGTCCGCAACAAGAAGAAGGCTTGCGAGTCCGTGGGGATTAAATCCTTCGAAGTGCGCTTGCCTGAGGATTCATCTGAACGAGAAGTGCTAAACTCTGTCGCGAAATTCAATGATGATCCTTCAGTTCATGGCATCCTTGTGCAACTACCCCTGCCTTCT CATATGAACGAGCAAAACATCTTAAATGCCGTTAACATTGAGAAAGATGTGGATGGGTTTCACCCGCTAAATATTGGTCGTCTTGCCATGCGTGGTAGGGACCCCTTGTTTGTTCCTTGCACGCCAAAAGGATGCATAGAGTTGTTGCATAGGTATGGCATCCCTATCAAGGGAAAGAGAGCTGTTGTAATTGGCCGGAGCAATATTGTTGGGACGCCAGCTGCTTTATTGCTACAG AGGGAAGATGCAACAATCAGTATAGTCCATTCCCGAACCAAGAATCCTGAGGAGATCGCAAGACAAGCGGATATTATAATCTCAGCTGTAGGGCAACCAAATATGGTGAGGGGTAGCTGGATCAAACCCGGTGCAGTAATTATCAATGTCGGAATCAATCCAGTCGAG gttggaaAGTTTTATGGTTTCTCCAaaggactttccacagacttaatcttgaactggatttga
- the LOC103442037 gene encoding regulator of nonsense transcripts UPF3-like isoform X1: MMKGQLDRTKVVLRHLPPSISQAALVEQIDVFFAGRYNWVAFRPGKRSQKNQSYSRAYIDLKRPEDVFDFAEFFDGHLFVNEKGSQFKVIVEYAPSQRVPKHWSKKDGREGTIFKDPEYLEFLEFIAKPAENLPSAETQLERREAERSGAGKDVPIVTPLMDFVRQKRAAKAGSRRLLPNGKTSRRAGASSARSPTLPMTKRGSERKKNSASMYVVRDVRKNTSAKDKSTYTLVPKRDDQQPSEKSSILASPVGTQLFEEESGVSGADAGKKKVLLVKRKEKEISHVPANMSQQHSTYSKNMGGSVALKQNPRHHDNGRIIKSILLNKDACQSQSSGTHSEQQIQSSSSDRDKRLPRSQHVQLILKETNGAPDHKIVGNDLHGSYSEKQEKRTRNKDRPDRGVWTPLNRLDGSSASDESLSSAFQPDHSLLDSSEGSHKHHGRRGATHGVKDLDGSPVAGEGKHSKRGYGSHEKQVWVQKSSSGS; this comes from the exons ATGATGAAGGGCCAGTTGGATCGAACCAAGGTGGTGCTTCGACACTTGCCGCCTTCGATTTCGCAAGCTGCGCTTGTGGAGCAAATCGACGTTTTCTTTGCTGGCCGCTACAACTGGGTTGCTTTTCGTCCTGGCAAGAGGAG CCAAAAGAATCAGTCATATTCAAGAGCCTACATTGATTTGAAGAGGCCAGAGGATGTATTCGACTTTGCTGAATTCTTTGACGGTCATCTGTTTGTTAATGAAAAGG GCAGTCAATTTAAAGTTATTGTTGAGTATGCTCCTTCACAACGTGTTCCAAAACATTGGTCTAAGAAGGATGGTCGTGAAGGAACCATATTCAAAG ATCCCGAGTATTTGGAGTTTCTTGAATTCATTGCAAAGCCTGCTGAGAATCTTCCAAGTGCAGAGACACAATTGGAGAGAAGAGAAGCAGAACGATCTG GTGCTGGAAAGGACGTTCCTATAGTTACACCATTAATGGACTTTGTTCGTCAAAAAAGGGCTGCCAAGGCTGGATCTCGG AGGTTACTGCCTAATGGTAAAACAAGTAGAAGAGCTGGTGCATCATCTGCTCGAAGTCCTACTTTACCTATGACCAAACGGGGTTCTGAGAGGAAAAAGAATTCTGCCTCAATG TATGTTGTGAGGGATGTTAGAAAGAACACGAGTGCCAAAGACAAGTCAACATATACATTGGTACCCAAGCGCGATGATCAGCAACCTTCCGAGAAGTCTTCCATTTTGGCATCTCCAGTTGGAACTCAATTGTTTGAAGAGGAGAGTG GAGTTTCAGGTGCTGATGCTGGGAAAAAGAAAGTCTTGCTTGTgaaaaggaaagagaaggagatATCTCAT GTGCCGGCGAACATGTCACAGCAGCATAGTACATATTCTAAAAACATGGGTGGTTCAGTTGCACTTAAACAGAACCCGCGTCATCATGATAATGGAAGGATTATAAAAAGCATACTTCTAAACAAGGATGCATGTCAAAGTCAGTCTTCTGGGACTCACTCCGAGCAGCAAATCCAGAGTTCAAGTTCAGATAGGGACAAAAGACTTCCTCGGTCGCAACATGTGCAATTGATTTTAAAGGAAACAAATGGAGCTCCAGATCATAAGATAGTTGGGAATGACTTGCATGGTAGTTATAGTGAGAAGCAGGAGAAACGGACGAGGAATAAGGACAGACCTGATCGTGGTGTATGGACTCCTCTTAATCGTTTAGATGGATCATCTGCAAGCGATGAGTCTTTGTCGTCTGCTTTTCAACCTGATCATTCACTCCTAGATTCTTCAGAAG GCTCCCATAAACATCATGGTCGCCGTGGAGCAACACATGGTGTTAAGGATCTTGATGGCTCTCCAGTTGCCGGTGAAGGAAAACATTCGAAGAGAGGCTATGGCTCCCATGAG AAACAAGTGTGGGTTCAGAAGTCAAGTTCTGGTTCCTGa